GGACCCAGGACGCCGTCGTGACCTCCACGATCCGGGAGGAGCTGCCACTGCGGCTGGCGGCCCTGACGTCACAGGATCCCGACGTCGCCGACACGATCGTGACCGCGGCGAAGCAGACCATGGACGCCGCCGTGGACCTCGGCCGGCTCGCCGGGAACCTGGCTGTGGCAGCGGGCGGCGAGTACTCGTTCGTCGCGGCGGCGACGGAGGCCGCCCTGGCAGGACTCACGGAGCCGTTCAAGGGCTGGCTCGCCCGCGTGGGACCGGACGCCGACCTCCAGGTGCTCCGAGACCAGTGGTTCGCCTCCGCTGACCGCCACCTGCGTGCGCACGGTGCACGTCTCGTCGCCGGAGCCGGCCCCGTCGCCGTCGTCGGCCGCGAGGACGCGGACGGCCGGCTTCATTCGGCGGCCACGGCCTGGGGAAGCTTCACCTACGCCATCGACAAGACCCTCGACGGCCCGGCCCGTCGTCGGCGCAACGCACCGGCCGACACCCGTGACGAGACCGTGTCGACATGACAGCCGTCCGCCCCCAGACCCCCGCAGCACCTCAGGAGGAGACCATGACCACCACCGACCTGCCGGATGCCGTCCCTTCGGGGGCGGCCCCGTCCGAGGAGGAGCCGCGCGAGCCCACGCTGTACCGTGCGACGGCCTCCGCCGCCCACCGCCTCCAGGCGGCTGTGCTGGGCGCCGATGACGCTGCCGCCGCATCAGCCCGGGCGACCCTGAGTCGTCTGCGCTGCGCCGTCGCCCAGGAACCCGGTGAGGACCCACTCGCCTGGAACGCCGTGGCAGAGGATCTCCTGGGGGAGCTGCCCCCGCAGGACCTCGGCCGGGGAGACGCTCCGTCCCCCGCCGAATGGGCCGCATTCGTGGCCATCACGCTCTTCGCCGCACATCAGCAGTCCCAGCGGGCACCCA
This Micrococcus flavus DNA region includes the following protein-coding sequences:
- the casB gene encoding type I-E CRISPR-associated protein Cse2/CasB → MTTTDLPDAVPSGAAPSEEEPREPTLYRATASAAHRLQAAVLGADDAAAASARATLSRLRCAVAQEPGEDPLAWNAVAEDLLGELPPQDLGRGDAPSPAEWAAFVAITLFAAHQQSQRAPMHVKGMSVGAAAARLRRATESGSIKQRLDAVMVSATPRALRYHLRSLVSLFAAHGIPLDYGALAEDLRRLRQPARRSGVLLRWGRDYAAGLSRSRAAEPNDA